A section of the Streptomyces sp. Je 1-369 genome encodes:
- the hrpA gene encoding ATP-dependent RNA helicase HrpA produces the protein MSTQPALALDALAPRLSELSLRDEHRIGRRLEGARRIRKPEARAAVLAEIAADVEKAEARMAERGSRLPVITYPEQLPVSQKKDEIAEAIRDHQVVIVAGETGSGKTTQIPKICMELGRGVRGMIGHTQPRRIAARTVAERVAEELNTPLGEAVGWKVRFTDQVGTGTFVKLMTDGILLAEIQTDRELRAYDTIIIDEAHERSLNIDFLLGYLAQLLPKRPDLKVVITSATIDPERFSRHFGDAPIVEVSGRTYPVEVRYRPLLEEDSDDSDRDQITAITDAVEELQAEGKGDILVFLSGEREIRDTADALNKKNLRFTEVLPLYARLSHAEQHRVFQQHTGRRIVLATNVAETSLTVPGIKYVIDPGTARISRYSHRTKVQRLPIEAISQASANQRKGRCGRTSDGICIRLYSEDDFVSRPEFTDAEILRTNLASVILQMTAAGLGDIEKFPFIDPPDHRNIRDGVQLLQELGALDPEQKDPKKRLTEQGRKLSQLPVDPRLARMVLEADKNGCVREVMVIAAALSIQDPRERPAEKQAQADQQHARFKDETSDFLAFLNLWRYVREQQKERGSSSFRRMCKAEYLNFLRIREWQDIYSQLRTVAKQMGIHLNEEDAPEQHVHISLLSGLLSHIGMKDVKESKESKEKDPKQRGGGRNEYIGARNAKFAVFPGSALFKKPPRFIMSAELVETSRLWARVNARIEPEWVEPLAQHLLKRTYSEPHWEKDQAAVMAIEKVTLYGVPIVTDRKVNYGRIDPEVSRDLFIRNALVEGDWRTHHKFFAANRRLLTEVEELEHRARRRDILVDDETLFDFYDQRVPEHVVSGAHFDSWWKKERSAAGGEPELLDFERSMLINEKAGDVSKDDYPDSWRQGQLKFKVTYQFEPGADADGVTVHIPLQVLNQVTDDGFDWQIPGLREDVVIELIRSLPKPIRRNYVPAPNFAKAFLERAVPLQEPLHVTLARELQRMVGVPVAPDDFDLTRVPDHLKITFRITDERRKKLAEDKDLEALKVRLKPKARKALSQAAAATAERTGGAAVERTGLTDWTLGTLARVFETRRAGQPVKAYPALVDDGDTVSVRLFDTEAEQLRAMWRGLRRLILRNIPVNPAKFASDKLSNQQKLALSANPHGSMQALFDDCAMAAADKLIADFGGPVWDEESYRKLFDKVRAEIVDTTVHAVAQVQQVLAAWQACERRLKSAKSPALLANLSDVREQLNSLIKPGFVTETGLRRLPDLMRYMVAADRRLQQMPTNVQRDTTRMEKVREMRDEYLWLLEQMPQGRPVPQEVLDIRWMIEELRVSYFAHALGTAYPVSDKRIVKAIDAAVP, from the coding sequence ATGTCTACGCAGCCCGCCCTTGCCCTCGACGCCCTCGCCCCCCGACTCTCCGAGCTCTCGCTGCGCGACGAGCACCGGATCGGCCGGCGGCTGGAGGGTGCCCGCCGCATCCGTAAGCCCGAGGCCCGCGCCGCCGTCCTCGCCGAGATCGCGGCGGACGTGGAGAAGGCCGAGGCCCGGATGGCCGAGCGCGGCTCCCGCCTGCCCGTGATCACGTATCCGGAGCAGCTGCCGGTCAGCCAGAAGAAGGACGAGATCGCCGAGGCGATCCGCGACCACCAGGTCGTGATCGTCGCCGGTGAGACCGGGTCGGGCAAGACCACGCAGATCCCGAAGATCTGCATGGAGCTCGGCCGGGGCGTGCGCGGCATGATCGGCCACACGCAGCCCCGCCGCATCGCGGCCCGCACGGTCGCCGAGCGCGTGGCGGAAGAGCTGAACACTCCGCTGGGCGAGGCCGTCGGCTGGAAGGTGCGTTTCACCGACCAGGTCGGCACGGGCACGTTCGTGAAGCTGATGACGGACGGCATCCTGCTCGCCGAGATCCAGACGGACCGCGAGCTGCGCGCGTACGACACGATCATCATCGACGAGGCCCACGAGCGGTCGCTCAACATCGACTTCCTGCTCGGGTACCTCGCCCAGCTGCTGCCGAAGCGCCCGGACCTGAAGGTCGTGATCACCTCCGCGACCATCGACCCCGAGCGTTTCTCGCGCCACTTCGGGGACGCGCCGATCGTCGAGGTCAGCGGACGCACGTATCCGGTGGAAGTCCGTTACCGCCCGCTCCTCGAAGAGGACTCGGACGACTCCGACCGCGACCAGATCACCGCGATCACGGACGCCGTCGAGGAGCTCCAGGCCGAGGGCAAGGGCGACATCCTCGTCTTCCTCTCCGGAGAGCGCGAGATCCGGGACACGGCGGACGCGCTGAACAAGAAGAACCTTCGGTTCACGGAGGTACTCCCGCTCTACGCCCGGCTCTCGCACGCCGAGCAGCACCGCGTCTTCCAGCAGCACACGGGCCGCCGCATCGTCCTCGCGACGAACGTCGCCGAGACCTCGCTGACCGTCCCCGGCATCAAGTACGTGATCGACCCGGGCACGGCCCGCATCTCCCGCTACAGCCACCGCACGAAGGTGCAGCGCCTGCCCATCGAGGCGATCAGCCAGGCCAGCGCCAACCAGCGCAAGGGCCGCTGCGGGCGTACGTCGGACGGCATCTGCATCCGCCTGTACAGCGAGGACGACTTCGTCTCGCGCCCCGAGTTCACGGACGCGGAGATCCTCCGTACGAACCTCGCCTCCGTCATCCTCCAGATGACCGCGGCCGGCCTCGGCGACATCGAGAAGTTCCCCTTCATCGACCCGCCGGACCACCGCAACATCCGCGACGGCGTGCAGCTCCTCCAGGAACTGGGCGCGCTCGACCCGGAGCAGAAGGACCCGAAGAAGCGGCTCACCGAGCAGGGCCGCAAGCTCAGCCAGCTCCCCGTCGACCCGCGCCTGGCCCGGATGGTCCTGGAGGCCGACAAGAACGGCTGCGTGCGCGAGGTCATGGTGATCGCCGCCGCGCTCTCCATCCAGGACCCGCGCGAGCGCCCCGCGGAGAAGCAGGCGCAGGCCGACCAGCAGCACGCCCGCTTCAAGGACGAGACGAGCGACTTCCTCGCCTTCCTCAACCTGTGGCGGTACGTGCGGGAGCAGCAGAAGGAGCGCGGCTCCTCGTCCTTCCGGCGCATGTGCAAGGCGGAGTACCTGAACTTCCTGCGGATCCGCGAGTGGCAGGACATCTACTCGCAGCTGCGCACGGTCGCCAAGCAGATGGGCATCCACCTCAACGAGGAGGACGCCCCCGAGCAGCACGTGCACATCTCGCTCCTGTCCGGCCTGCTCTCCCACATCGGGATGAAGGACGTGAAGGAGTCGAAGGAGAGCAAGGAGAAGGACCCGAAGCAGCGCGGCGGCGGACGCAACGAGTACATCGGCGCCCGCAACGCCAAGTTCGCGGTCTTCCCCGGCTCCGCGCTCTTCAAGAAGCCCCCGCGCTTCATCATGTCCGCCGAGCTGGTGGAGACCTCGCGCCTGTGGGCGCGGGTGAACGCGCGTATCGAGCCGGAGTGGGTCGAGCCGCTCGCCCAGCACCTCCTGAAGCGGACGTACAGCGAGCCGCACTGGGAGAAGGACCAGGCGGCGGTCATGGCGATAGAGAAGGTCACGCTGTACGGCGTCCCGATCGTCACCGACCGCAAGGTGAACTACGGCCGCATCGACCCCGAGGTCTCCCGCGACCTGTTCATCCGCAACGCGCTGGTCGAGGGCGACTGGCGCACGCACCACAAGTTCTTCGCCGCCAACCGCAGGCTCCTGACCGAGGTCGAGGAGCTGGAGCACCGGGCCCGGCGCCGCGACATCCTCGTCGACGACGAGACGCTCTTCGACTTCTACGACCAGCGGGTCCCCGAACACGTCGTGTCGGGGGCGCATTTCGACTCCTGGTGGAAGAAGGAGCGATCCGCGGCGGGAGGCGAGCCGGAGCTGCTCGACTTCGAGCGGTCGATGCTGATCAATGAGAAGGCGGGGGACGTCTCCAAGGACGACTACCCCGACTCGTGGCGCCAGGGGCAGCTCAAGTTCAAGGTGACGTACCAGTTCGAGCCGGGTGCGGACGCGGACGGCGTGACGGTCCACATCCCGCTCCAGGTCCTGAACCAGGTCACCGACGACGGCTTCGACTGGCAGATCCCGGGCCTGCGCGAGGACGTGGTCATCGAGCTCATCCGCTCCCTGCCGAAGCCCATCCGCCGCAACTACGTGCCCGCGCCGAACTTCGCGAAGGCGTTCCTGGAGCGTGCGGTGCCGTTGCAGGAGCCGCTGCACGTCACGCTGGCGCGCGAGCTGCAGCGGATGGTCGGCGTGCCGGTGGCGCCGGACGACTTCGATCTGACGCGCGTGCCCGACCACTTGAAGATCACGTTCCGGATCACCGACGAGCGGCGCAAGAAGCTCGCCGAGGACAAGGACCTCGAAGCCCTCAAGGTCCGCCTCAAGCCGAAGGCCCGCAAGGCGCTCTCGCAGGCGGCCGCGGCGACGGCCGAGCGGACGGGCGGGGCGGCCGTGGAGCGCACGGGCCTCACGGACTGGACGCTCGGCACGCTCGCACGCGTCTTCGAGACGCGCCGCGCGGGCCAGCCGGTGAAGGCGTACCCGGCGCTGGTGGACGACGGCGACACCGTCTCCGTACGCCTCTTCGACACGGAGGCGGAGCAGCTCCGGGCGATGTGGCGGGGCTTGCGGCGCCTCATCCTGCGCAACATCCCCGTCAATCCGGCCAAGTTCGCCTCCGACAAGCTGAGCAACCAGCAGAAGCTCGCCCTGTCCGCGAACCCGCACGGCTCCATGCAGGCCCTCTTCGACGACTGCGCGATGGCCGCCGCGGACAAGCTGATCGCGGACTTCGGCGGGCCCGTCTGGGACGAGGAGTCGTACCGCAAGCTCTTCGACAAGGTGCGGGCGGAGATCGTCGACACGACCGTGCACGCGGTCGCCCAGGTGCAGCAGGTCCTCGCCGCGTGGCAGGCGTGCGAGCGCCGGCTGAAGTCGGCGAAGAGCCCGGCACTCCTCGCGAACCTCTCGGACGTACGGGAGCAGTTGAACTCCCTCATCAAGCCCGGCTTCGTGACGGAGACAGGGCTGCGGCGGCTGCCGGACCTGATGCGGTACATGGTGGCGGCGGACCGGCGCCTCCAGCAGATGCCGACGAACGTCCAGCGGGACACCACGCGCATGGAGAAGGTCCGCGAGATGCGCGACGAATACCTGTGGCTGCTCGAACAGATGCCGCAGGGCAGGCCGGTGCCGCAGGAGGTTCTGGACATCCGCTGGATGATCGAGGAGCTCCGCGTCAGCTACTTCGCGCACGCGCTGGGCACGGCGTACCCCGTCTCGGACAAGCGGATCGTGAAGGCGATCGACGCGGCGGTGCCGTGA